The following are encoded together in the Streptococcus oralis genome:
- the glyQ gene encoding glycine--tRNA ligase subunit alpha: MSKKLTFQEIILTLQQFWNDQGCMLMQAYDNEKGAGTMSPYTFLRAIGPEPWNAAYVEPSRRPADGRYGENPNRLYQHHQFQVVMKPSPSNIQELYLESLEKLGINPLEHDIRFVEDNWENPSTGSAGLGWEVWLDGMEITQFTYFQQVGGLATGPVTAEVTYGLERLASYIQEVDSVYDIEWADGVKYGEIFIQPEYEHSKYSFEISDQEMLLENFDKFEKEAGRALEEGLVHPAYDYVLKCSHTFNLLDARGAVSVTERAGYIARIRNLARVVAKTFVAERKRLGYPLLDEATRAKLLAEDAE, from the coding sequence ATGTCTAAGAAATTAACATTTCAAGAAATTATTTTGACTTTGCAACAATTTTGGAATGACCAAGGTTGTATGCTCATGCAGGCTTATGATAATGAAAAAGGTGCGGGGACAATGAGTCCTTACACTTTCCTTCGTGCTATTGGGCCTGAGCCATGGAATGCGGCTTATGTAGAGCCATCACGTCGTCCTGCTGACGGTCGTTACGGGGAAAACCCTAACCGCCTATACCAACACCACCAATTCCAAGTGGTCATGAAGCCTTCTCCATCAAATATCCAAGAGCTTTACCTTGAGTCTTTGGAAAAATTGGGTATCAATCCATTGGAACACGATATCCGTTTCGTTGAGGACAACTGGGAAAACCCATCAACTGGTTCAGCTGGTCTTGGATGGGAAGTTTGGCTTGATGGGATGGAAATCACTCAGTTCACTTATTTCCAACAAGTTGGTGGATTGGCAACAGGTCCTGTGACTGCGGAAGTTACCTATGGTTTGGAACGCTTGGCTTCTTATATTCAAGAAGTTGATTCTGTCTATGATATTGAGTGGGCAGATGGTGTAAAATACGGAGAAATCTTTATCCAGCCTGAGTACGAGCATTCAAAATATTCATTTGAAATTTCGGACCAAGAAATGTTGCTGGAAAACTTTGATAAGTTTGAAAAGGAAGCTGGTCGTGCCTTGGAAGAGGGATTGGTTCACCCTGCCTATGATTATGTTCTCAAATGTTCACACACCTTTAATCTGCTTGATGCGCGTGGTGCCGTATCTGTAACTGAGCGCGCAGGCTATATCGCCCGTATCCGTAACCTGGCCCGTGTCGTAGCCAAAACCTTTGTCGCAGAACGCAAACGCCTAGGCTACCCACTTTTGGATGAAGCAACACGAGCTAAACTCCTAGCAGAAGACGCAGAA